CGCCCGTCTCGCCGGGCTCGTCGGCCGCCACCACGCAGTTCTTGCCGGCCGCCTTGGCGCGGTAGAGCGCGGCGTCGGCCGCGCGGAAGAAGCGCTTCGCGTGGCCCGTGTACTGCGCGACGCCGACCGAGACGGAGACGAGCAGCGGCGCGTCGTGCTCGTCCACCGGGAAGCCGCTCTGCTCGACCGCGAGCCGGATCTTCTCCGCGAGCACGCGCGCGCCGACGAGGTCGGTCGACGGCGACAGCACGACGAACTCCTCGCCCCCGTAGCGCGCGACGACGTCCGTCTCGCGCACGCGCTCGTTCAGGATGCCGGCGAGGCGCGCGAGCACCTGGTCGCCGGCCGCGTGCCCGTAGCGGTCGTTCAGCTGCTTGAAGTCGTCGAGGTCGATCAGCATGAGCGAGAGCGGCTCGCCCGTGCGGTCGCTGCGCTTCGTCTCGCGCGCGAAGAGATCCTGGAAGTGGCGGTGGTTGTGGAGCTTGGTGAGGCCGTCGGTGATCGAGAGCTGAGAGAGCACCTCGTTCGCGCGGCGAAGCTCCCCGTTGCGCTCGCGCAGCTCGGCGTTGCTCCGCTCGATCTCGCGCTGGTTGGTGCGCAGCCGCAGCAGCATCTGGTCGAAGGTGCGCGCGAGGACGCCGATCTCGTCGCGCCGGTGGAACTCGGGCGCGTCGAGGTCGACGTCGAGCTCGCCGCGCGAGACGCGCCGCGCGACCTGCGAGAGGTGCCCGACGGGCTCGATCCAGCGGCGCAGGATGCGCTGCGCGATCAGCGAGAAGAGCGCGACCAGGCACGCCGCGGCGACGAGGATGCGCAGCGCCGCCGCGCGGATCGGCGCGCCCGCGACGCTGCGCGGCACGCCGCCCACGAGATAGGCGACGGGCGCGTCGGGCGGCCCGAGCGGCGTGGCCACGCCGACGAGCGCGTCGTCCGCGGCGGGGATCTCGGCGGGCTCGGTGAGGAGCGGGAGGAGCGGGGCGAGCGACGCGGCGTCCGGGGGCGGCGTCAGGACGCCCGCGAACGTCCGGCCGCGCACGTCGACGAGGGCGAGCGCGAGGGCGCCACTGCGCGACGCGGCCGCGAGCGCGTCCTCGAGCACGGGCCAGCGGTCGGGGTCGGCGAGGACGTCCTCGAGCGCGGCGTCGCTCGCGGCGAGCCGGCTCGCGAGCTGCTCGCGGAGCTCGTGCTCCTGGCGCGCGAGGCTCGCGGGGTGCGAGGAGCGCAGGCGCGCGTCGAGCTCGGTCGAGAGCGCCTCGATCGCGATCCACGAGACGACCACGGCGCTCGCGAGCGTCGTGGCGGAGACGAAGGCGAAGACCTTCGTCGAGAGCTTGGTGGGTCGGCGGTCGAGGCTCATGGTGGTTCCCGCCGGCACCATCGGAGGCGGAGCCCGGTCGCTTGACCGGGCCCCGGCCGCGCGACGGCGAATCGAACCGCTTGCGATTTCAAGGAGTTGGCCCGGTCGGCCGCCGCCGCGGCGCGCGCCGGGCGGCGCGCGCGCGGGGCCTCCGATAACCCCTTGTCCGCACAACGGATTCCGCCGGCGGGCGATTGCCGCGCGCAGGGGCGTCCCCTATCCTGCGCCAGCTTTTTCGCGGGGTTAGCGGTCCCCTCGGCGTCGGCGCTCCCACGCCGGCGCGCGCGAGCCCCGCCGCACCCTCCGTCGACGACGGCGAGATGGCGTCGGCCGAACGCGCCGACGCACGCAGCGCGCGTTTCCGAGGCACGCGTTGCGTTCCGTACCGACTCGGGCCGGAGCCACGCGGTCGCATGTCCGACGATCAACGCCGCTCCGCGTCCGAGCTCGTCGACTTCACGGCCGAGCTCGGCCGCCTTCGCGGCGAGATCGACTCGATCGATCGCGAGATCCTCGATCGCCTGAACGCGCGCGCGGCGCTCGTGAAGGAGGTCGGGCGGCTCAAGGCGCAGACCGGACGCGCGCCCGTGTACGTGGCGAGCCGCGAGCGCGACCTGATCCAGGCGCTCGTCGCGCAGAACCGCGGCCCGTTCCCCGACGCCGGCATCCAACCCGTCTTCCGCGAGATCGTCTCCGCCACGCGCTCGCTCGAGGAGACGGTGCGCGTCGCGTTCCTCGGCCCCGACGGCACGTTCAGCCACCAGGCCGTGGTGCGGCAGTTCGGGGCGCTCGTGGAGCGGCTTCCCGCCGCGCACATCCGCGAGGTCTTCGACCTCGTCGAGCGCGGGCGCGCGCACTACGGCGTCGTGCCGGTCGAGAACACCACCGAGGGCGCCGTCACCGAGTGCTTCGACGCGCTCGTCGAGAGCGAGCTCGTGATCTGCGGCGAGCTCCAGCTCGAGGTGCGGCAGAACCTGCTCACGAACGCCGGCTCGCTCGACCGCATCAAGCGCGTCGGCTCGCACCCGCAGCCGCTCGCGCAGTGCCGCGGCTGGCTGCAGCGCGCGCTCCCCGGCATCGAGCTCGTCGAGATGGCGAGCACGGCGGCCGCCGCGCGCGCCGCGGCCGAGGACGCGACGTTCGCCGCGATCGGCAGCGACGTCGCCGCCGACGTCTACGGGCTCGAGGTGCTCGAGCCGTCGATCGAGGATCGCAAGGGGAATCGCACGCGCTTCTTCGTGATCGGGCGCGACCGCCCGGCGGCGAGCGGCGCCGACCTCACGTCGGCGGTCTTCACGATCAGCAAGGACCAGAGCGGCGCGCTCTTCCGGCTGCTCGAGCCGTTCGCCGCGCACGGCGTGAACCTCACGGCCGTGCAGTCGCGGCCGATGAAGGGCAAGCCCTGGGAGTACCTGTTCTTCGTCGACATGGAGGGCCACGTCGACGACGCGAACGTGCGCGCCGCGCTCGACGCGGCCGCGGGCGTCGCGCACTCGCACAAGCTGCTCGGCTCGTTCCCGGCGGCCAAGACGCCCGAGAGCGCGGCGCGCGCCGTGCGCGAAGGCGGAGGCACGGCCTAGCATGGCGCTGCGCGATCGCATCAACCCGCACATCCTCGACCTCGCGCCCTACGAGCCGGGCAAGCCGATCGAGACGCTCGAGCGCGAGCTCGGCATCTCGGGCTCGGTGAAGCTCGCGTCGAACGAGAACCCGCTCGGGCCGTCGCCGCGCGCGGTCGAGGCGATGCGCGCCGCCGTCGGCGGCGTGAACCGCTACCCCGACGGCGCGAGCTTCGCGCTGCGCGCGAAGCTCGCGCAGCGGCTCGGCGTGGCCGAGCGGCAGCTCGTGTTCACGGCCGGCGGCGACGAGCTGCTCGAGCTCCTCGCGAAGACGCTGCTCGCGCCGGGGCGCCACGTCGTCTACCCGTGGCCCTCGTTCGCGATGTACCCGATCGTCGCGAAGGGCATGGGCGCCGACGCGACGGCCGTGCCGCTCGCCGCGGGCTTCGTCCACGACCTCGACGCGATGCTCGAGGCCGTCGGGCCGCAGACGCGCCTCGTGATGCTGTGCAACCCGAACAACCCGACGGGCACGAGCATCGGCGCGGCCGCCTTCGACCGCTTCATGGAGCGCGTGCCCGACGACGTCGTCGTGTGCGTCGACGAGGCCTACTTCGAGTACGCGCGCCGCGCCGACTTCCCGGACGCGCTCGCGTGGACGAAGCGCAGGCCGGGCACGGCGGTGCTGCGCACGTTCTCCAAGATCTACGGCCTCGCGGGGGTGCGCGTCGGCTACGGCGTCTGCGACGAGGAGCTCGCCGGCTACCTCGAGCGCGCGCGGCACCCCTTCAACGTGAACCGCCTCGCCGAGATCGGTGCGGTCGCGGCGCTCGACGACGCGGAGCACGTCGCGCGCACGCGCTCCGTCAACGCGGAGGGCATCGCCTACCTCGAGCGCGAGCTCGCCGCGCTCGGCGTCGAGACGTGGCCCTCGGACGCGAACTTCCTGCTCGCGCGCACGGGCGCGGGCGTGTACGACGCGCTCCTGCGCGAAGGCGTGATCGTGCGCCCGATGCGCGGCTTCGGGCTCGAGGACTGCGTGCGCATCACGATCGGCACGGCCGAGGAGAACGAGCGCGCGGCGAAGGCGCTGCGCAAGGTGCGGGAGGCGGCGGCGTGAGCGACGCCCTCACGGTCGGAGCTTCCGGCCCCGCGCCGCGTTTCGCGCGCCTCGCGGTGCTCGGGCTCGGCCTGCTCGGCGGCTCGGTCGCGCTCGCGGCGCGCGCGCGCGGCGTGGCCGCACACGCGGTCGGCATGGCGCGCCGCGCGGCTCCGCTCGAGGCCGCGCTCGCCGCGGGCGTCGTCGACGAGGCGGGCGGCCCGGCCGACCTCCCGCGTCTGCTGCGCGGCGCCGACCTCGTCGTGCTCGGCACGCCGGTCGCGGCGATGGCGCGCGTGCTCGAGGAAGCGGCGCCGCACCTCGCGCCGGGCGCGATCGTCACCGACGTCGGCAGCGTGAAGGCGCAGCCCGTCGCGACGCTGCCCGCGCTGCTGCCGGCGGGCGTGCACTTCGTCGGCTCGCACCCGATGGCCGGGAGCCACCGCGTCGGCGTCGAGCACGCGCGCGCCGACCTGTTCGAGGGCCGCACCGTCGTGGTCACGCCCGTGGCGTCGACCGACGCGGGAGCGGCCGCGAAGGTCGAGGCGCTCTGGCGCGCGCTCGGCGCGCGCGTCGTGCGGCGCACGCCCGACGCGCACGACGCCGAAGTCGCGTGGACGAGCCACCTGCCGCACGTGACCGCGTACGCCTATGCGCTCGCGCTCGGCGCCGCGCCGCGCGGCGCGGGCGAGCTCGCGGCGACCGGCTTCGCCGACTTCACGCGCATCGCGCACAGCAATCCCGAGCTCTGGGCCGACATCCTGGCGACGAACGGCAAGTCGCTCGCGGGGCCCATCCAGCGCGTCGCGGACGCGCTCGGCGAGCTCGCGCGCGCCGTCGAGTCCGGCGACGCCGAAGCGCTCGAACGACTTCTCGCAGCGGCTCGCGAGACGCTCGCGGAGGTGGCCCATGCGGCGCCCCCGCAGCGTCTCGTCCCGCTGCGCGAGGAGGCCCGATCCGGGGGCCCGAACCCGGAAATCCAGGCTGCCCCCACGAGTGGGCGGCCACCCGAGGAAAGCGATCCACATTCATGACTGAATCGAACCACGCAACGTTTGCAGATCTGTTCGGCGACCGGAGCACTCCGTTCAAGGAGGGCGAGGTCGTCCGCGGAAAGGTGCTGTCGATCGACAGCGATCACGTCCAGGTCGACGTCGGCGGGAAGTCCGAGGGGCTCGTCGCGAGCTGGGAGTTCATGGACGACGACGGGACGATGCTCGTCAAGGTCGGCGACGTCGTCGACGTGCTCGTCGAGGAGCCGGAGGACGAGGACGGGCGCGTCGTGCTCTCGAAGGAGAAGGCCGAGCGCCTCAAGGTCTGGGACGAGATCTCCAAGGCCTACGAGAGCGACGAGGCCGTGGACGGCACGATCGTGTCGCGCGTCAAGGGCGGGCTCTCCGTCGACATCGGCGTCAAGGCGTTCCTCCCGGGCTCGCAGGTCGACCTGCGGCCGGTGCGGAACCTCGAGGCGCTGCTCGGCGAGAAGCTCCAGTTCAAGATCATCAAGTTCAACAAGCGACGCGGGAACATCGTGCTGTCGCGGCGCGCGCTGCTCGAGACCGAGCGGCGCCAGCTGCGCGACGAGACGCTGAAGACGCTGGCCGAGGGGCAGATCATCGACGGCGTGATCAAGAACCTCACGGACTACGGCGCCTTCATCGACCTCGGCGGCATCGACGGGCTCCTGCACATCACCGACATGTCGTGGGGCCGCATCTCGCATCCGAGCGAGATCTTCTCGGTGGGCGACGAGATCAAGGTGAAGGTGCTCAAGTTCGACACGGACAGCGAGCGCGTCTCGCTCGGGCTCAAGCAGATCCAGCCCGACCCGTGGATCGACGTCGGCATGCGCTACCCGATCGGGAAGCGCGTGCAGGGCAAGGTCGTGTCGCTCACGGACTACGGCGCGTTCATCGAGCTCGAGCCGGGCATCGAGGGCCTCGTGCACGTCTCCGAGATGTCGTGGACGAAGCGCGTCAAGCACCCGTCGAAGATGGTCGCCATCGGCGACGCGGTGGAGGCCGTGGTGCTCGACGTCGACGAGCGCGATCGCAAGATCTCGCTCGGCATGAAGCAGATCGAGCCCAACCCGTGGACGGTGATCGAGAGCCAGTACCCGGTCGGCACGCGCGTGTCGGGCCAGGTCCGCAACATCACCAACTTCGGCGTCTTCATCGGTCTCGACGAGGGCATCGACGGGCTCGTGCACGTCTCGGACATCTCGTGGACGGAGGTGATCAAGCACCCGAGCGAGAAGTTCAAGAAGGGCGACGAGCTCGAGGCCGTCGTGCTCAAGATCGACAAGGAGAACGAGAAGTTCTCGCTGGGCATCAAGCAGCTGCAGCCCAACCCGTGGGACGACATCCGCCGGAAGTTCCCGGTGGGAAGCGAGATCACGGGGCCCGTCACGAGCGTCACGGACTTCGGCGTGTTCGTCCGGCTCGAGGACGGCATCGAGGGCCTGATCTACAGCTCGGAGCTGTCGACGGAGAAGATCGAGGACCCGACGCAGCACTTCCAGGACGGCCAGGAGGTGACGGCGCTGGTGACGAAGGTCGACCCGGCGGAGCAGAAGATCTCGCTCTCGATCCGCGCGCTCACGAATCGCGAGGAGCGGGCGGCGCTGAAGGAGCAGGCGGCGAAGGAAGCCAAGAGCCAGACGACCACGCTCGGCGACCTGCTCGCCGGCAAGCTCGCGGCGACCGAATCGAACGGCGACTAGACGTGCCGGCGGGGCGGCGCGCGTGCGCGCGCCGCCCCGTCCATCCACCTCGTCGCCGGGGGCGGACCCCGGCGGCGGCAGCGGCGGAGTGCGACGGACGATGACGAAGAGCGGCCTGATCGAAGAGGTGGCGCGTCTCACGCCTCACATTTCCAAGAAGGACACGGAGGTCGTGGTCAACACGATCTTCGATTCGATGATCGAGGCCCTGAAATCGGGCGAGCGCATCGAGATCCGCGGCTTCGGCAGCTTCCAGGTGAAGGTGCGCGAAGCGCGCGAAGGGCGGAACCCGAAGACGGGCGAGCCCGTCCACATCAGCGCGAAACGGACTCCTTTCTTCAAGGTCGGGAAGGAGCTCAAGGAGATGGTGGACAAGTCCACCGCGCCGCTCTCGTCGGACGACGACTGAGACGCGCGGACGGGGCGAGCCGGAGGGGGGTGCGGTGGCTCTGCTGCGACGCTCGGTGTGGGTCGTGCTGTTCGTGGCCGCGGTGTGGAGCGGAATGCGCTTCTCGAACGAGAACGCGGAGCCGGTCTCGATCCACTACGTGATCGGCACGCTGCACGGCGTGCCGCTCTGGCTCGCGCTCGTCGGGAGCTTCGCGGTCGGTCTCGCCGCGGCGTTCGCCGCGTTCGCCGGCCGGCTCGCGCGCGCGAGCCTCGCGCAGCGGCGCTATCGCAAGACGGTCGCGGCGCTCGAGTCCGAGGTCCACCAGCTGCGCAACCTGCCGGTCGAGGCGGGCGGCATCGAGGAGCCCGTCGCGCCGTCGCTCGTCGCACCGGCCGAGCCCGGCGCCTGACGGCGGGAGGCAGCGACGCGTGGCCAGAGGGGAGCGGGACGGCGGAGCCGGAGCGCGGCGCGAGGCGCGGCTGCGCGCGGCGCTGCAGGGCTTCGCGGACGGCGACCTCGCGGGCGCCGAGGCCGCGCTCGCCGGGATCGTCCGCGAGGACTCCGACGACGCGCAGGCCTACCTCGCGCTCGCGCGCACCTACCGCGCGCGCGGCGAGGTCGGGCGCGCGCTCCGCATCCACCAGAACCTCGCGCTGCGGCGCGACCTGCCGCGCGAGCTCGACCTGCGCGTGCGGCTCGGGCTCGCCGGCGACCTGCGCGCCGGCGGCTACCGCGAGCGCGCGATCGCGGCCTACCGCGAGGTGCTCGCCCACGACCCGCGCAACGGCGAGGCGCTCGCCGCGCTCGTCGCGCTCTGCGAGGAGGCGGGCGACCCGGCGGCCGCCCTCGGCGCGGTGCGCAAGGCGCGGGGCTGGCTCGGGCGCGGCGACGCCGCGCTCGAGACGCGCCTCGTGATCGCCCAGGCGCGCGCGGCGCACGAAGCGGGGCGCAGCCGCGAGGCGCGCGGGCTCGCGCGGCGCGCGGCGAAGCTCGCCCCGCACGACCCGGCTCCGCGCGTCCTGCTCGGCGATCTCGAAGCCGAGCGCGGGCGCGGCGGCGCCGCGCTCGCGGCGTGGTCGGCGGCCGTCGGTCTCGCGGGCGCGGGCGACGACGCGCTGTGGGAACGCATCCGCTCCGCGCACGCGGCGAAGGGCGGACGCGGGAGCGACGCCGGCGAGGCCTTCGTGCGCACGCACCTCGCGGCCCATCCCGACGACCGCGCGGCAGCGCGCGCCCTCGCGCGCGTGCTCGCGGGACGCGGCGAGGTCGACGAAGCTCTGCGCGTCCTGCGCGAGGCGCTCGCACGCGCGCCGGGCGACGCGCGCACGCGCGCGCAGCTCGGCCGCCTGCTGCGCGACGAGCGGCGCGACGCCGAGGCGCTCGCCGTCTTCGACGAGTGGATCGCGCGCGCTGCGGGCGGGCCCGACCGCGAGCGGCGCGCGGCGGACGACGACGACGGGCGCGCGCGGAGCGGGGACGAGGAGGCGAGCGGATGAGCTCTTCCTCGCTCGAGACTCCGATGATGCAGCAGTACCTCGCGGTCAAGGCGCGCCACCCCGACGCGATCGTCTTCTACCGCATGGGCGACTTCTACGAGATGTTCCTCGACGACGCGGAGCTCGCCGCGCCGCTGCTCGACATCGCGCTCACGACGCGCGACCGCAACAAGCCCGACCCGGTGCCGATGTGCGGCGTGCCCGTGCACGCGGCCGACCAGCACATCAAGACGCTCGCGCGGCTCGGCCACCGCGTCGCCATCTGCGAGCAGGTCGAGGACGCGCGCAAGGCCGGCGGCCGGCGGCTGGTCCGGCGCGAGGTGGTCGAGGTCGTGACGCCCGGACTCGTCGGCGACCCGACCGGCATCGAGGCCGCGCGCGAGGTCGTGCTCGCCGCGCTCGCGTCGGCGGGCGAGACGGGCGGCGTCGCCGGCCTCGCGGTGCTCGACGCGACGACGGGCGACTTCCGCGCGACCGCCGCGCGCAGCGAGGCCGCGCTGCCCGACGCGATCGCGCAGGAGCTCGAGCGCATCGCGCCGCGCGAGCTGCTCGTCGCGCGCGACGAGCTCGAGACGCTGCGCGCGCCGCTCGCCGCGCGCCTTCCCGGCGTCGTCGTGACCGGCGTCGAGGCGGCGTGCTTCGAGCCGCGCGAGGTCCCCGTCGCGCCGGAAGGCTTCGCGCCCGACGGCGACGACGCGGCGATGCGCGCCTGCGCGGCGCTGCTCCGCTACGTGCACGCGAACCAGCCGTTCGCACTCGAGAACGCGCCGCGCCTGCGACGTTATGCGCTCACCGACACGATGGTCGTCGACGCCGCGACCCGCGCGCACCTCGAGCTGTTCGAGAGCAGCGAGGACGGGTCGCGGCGCGGCACGCTCGTCGAGCAGATCGATCGCACGACGACGCCGCTCGGTGCGCGCCGCCTCGCGCGCTGGCTCGCCTACCCGTTGCTCGACCCGGAGGCGATCCGTGCGCGGCAGGACGCCGTCGCCCATCTCGCCGATCGCGACCGGCTGCGCGCGCGCCTGCGCGACGCGACGAAGGGCGTGCGCGATCTCGAGCGGCTGCTCGCGCGCGCGGCGCGTCCGGGCTCGGTGCCGCGCGACCTCGGCCAGCTGCGCGGTGCACTCGAGGCGCTGCCCGGCGTCGTCGCGGCCCTCGCCGCATCGGACGACGCGTGGGTCGACGAGGGCGGGGCGCGGCCGGCCGCGCTCGCGGCGCCCGAGCCGCTGCCCGAGCTGGCCGGGCTGCTCGCCGACGCGCTCGTCGACGACCCGCCCGTCGTCCCGCGCGGCTCGCGCGGCGCGAACGAGACGGGCTACATCCGCGCCGGCTACCGCGCCGACCTCGACGCGCTGCGCGAGAGCGCCGAGAAGGGGCGCGAGTGGATCGCCGGGCTCGAGGCGCAGGAGCGCGAGCGCAGCGGCATCGCGACGCTCAAGGTGCGCTTCCACCCGGTGCACGGCTACTCGCTCGAGGTCCCGAAGAGCCAGCTCGGGCGCGTGCCCGCCGACTACGAGCGCAAGCAGACCCTCGCGAACGCCGAGCGCTTCACGACCGGCGCGCTGCGCGAGTTCGAGAGCCGCGTCGTCGGCGCGAACGAGCGCGCGGCCGAGCTCGAGCGCGCGCTCTTCGACGAGCTGCGAGCGGCGGTCGTCGCGCGCGCGGAGGATGTCCGGCGCGCGGCCGATGCGGTCGCGGGGCTCGACGCGCTCGCGTCGCTCGCCGAGACCGCGCGCGTGCGCGCGTGGGTGCGGCCGGAGGTCGACGACACGGAGCGGCTCGAGGTGCGCGGCGGTCGTCACCCCGTCGTCGAGGCCGCGCTCGAGCGCGCGCGGCGCGACGGCTTCGTCGCCAACGACACGCTGCTCGACACGGGCGACGCGCAGATCCTGCTGCTCACCGGCCCCAACATGTCGGGCAAGAGCACCTACCTGCGCCAGGTCGCGCTGATCGCGCTGCTCGCGCAGGTCGGGAGCTTCGTGCCGGCGGAGTCCGC
This genomic interval from Myxococcota bacterium contains the following:
- a CDS encoding prephenate dehydrogenase, translated to MSDALTVGASGPAPRFARLAVLGLGLLGGSVALAARARGVAAHAVGMARRAAPLEAALAAGVVDEAGGPADLPRLLRGADLVVLGTPVAAMARVLEEAAPHLAPGAIVTDVGSVKAQPVATLPALLPAGVHFVGSHPMAGSHRVGVEHARADLFEGRTVVVTPVASTDAGAAAKVEALWRALGARVVRRTPDAHDAEVAWTSHLPHVTAYAYALALGAAPRGAGELAATGFADFTRIAHSNPELWADILATNGKSLAGPIQRVADALGELARAVESGDAEALERLLAAARETLAEVAHAAPPQRLVPLREEARSGGPNPEIQAAPTSGRPPEESDPHS
- a CDS encoding lipopolysaccharide assembly protein LapA domain-containing protein — protein: MALLRRSVWVVLFVAAVWSGMRFSNENAEPVSIHYVIGTLHGVPLWLALVGSFAVGLAAAFAAFAGRLARASLAQRRYRKTVAALESEVHQLRNLPVEAGGIEEPVAPSLVAPAEPGA
- the hisC gene encoding histidinol-phosphate transaminase yields the protein MALRDRINPHILDLAPYEPGKPIETLERELGISGSVKLASNENPLGPSPRAVEAMRAAVGGVNRYPDGASFALRAKLAQRLGVAERQLVFTAGGDELLELLAKTLLAPGRHVVYPWPSFAMYPIVAKGMGADATAVPLAAGFVHDLDAMLEAVGPQTRLVMLCNPNNPTGTSIGAAAFDRFMERVPDDVVVCVDEAYFEYARRADFPDALAWTKRRPGTAVLRTFSKIYGLAGVRVGYGVCDEELAGYLERARHPFNVNRLAEIGAVAALDDAEHVARTRSVNAEGIAYLERELAALGVETWPSDANFLLARTGAGVYDALLREGVIVRPMRGFGLEDCVRITIGTAEENERAAKALRKVREAAA
- the mutS gene encoding DNA mismatch repair protein MutS: MSSSSLETPMMQQYLAVKARHPDAIVFYRMGDFYEMFLDDAELAAPLLDIALTTRDRNKPDPVPMCGVPVHAADQHIKTLARLGHRVAICEQVEDARKAGGRRLVRREVVEVVTPGLVGDPTGIEAAREVVLAALASAGETGGVAGLAVLDATTGDFRATAARSEAALPDAIAQELERIAPRELLVARDELETLRAPLAARLPGVVVTGVEAACFEPREVPVAPEGFAPDGDDAAMRACAALLRYVHANQPFALENAPRLRRYALTDTMVVDAATRAHLELFESSEDGSRRGTLVEQIDRTTTPLGARRLARWLAYPLLDPEAIRARQDAVAHLADRDRLRARLRDATKGVRDLERLLARAARPGSVPRDLGQLRGALEALPGVVAALAASDDAWVDEGGARPAALAAPEPLPELAGLLADALVDDPPVVPRGSRGANETGYIRAGYRADLDALRESAEKGREWIAGLEAQERERSGIATLKVRFHPVHGYSLEVPKSQLGRVPADYERKQTLANAERFTTGALREFESRVVGANERAAELERALFDELRAAVVARAEDVRRAADAVAGLDALASLAETARVRAWVRPEVDDTERLEVRGGRHPVVEAALERARRDGFVANDTLLDTGDAQILLLTGPNMSGKSTYLRQVALIALLAQVGSFVPAESARIGVVDRIFTRVGASDRLARGESTFMVEMRETADILRQATTRSLVILDEIGRGTSTFDGLAIAWAVAEHLHDTPALAARTLFATHYHELIDLALAKPRVRNAHFEARELAGEVVFLRRLVAGGASRSYGIQVARLAGLPRDVVTRAQEILANLERGELDAEGQPRLAHGARPRPRAQERAEGQLAFALSPAAGGPSRAERDVLDAVRGAAVERMTPLEALLELDRLRGLLAREDGEA
- the pheA gene encoding prephenate dehydratase yields the protein MSDDQRRSASELVDFTAELGRLRGEIDSIDREILDRLNARAALVKEVGRLKAQTGRAPVYVASRERDLIQALVAQNRGPFPDAGIQPVFREIVSATRSLEETVRVAFLGPDGTFSHQAVVRQFGALVERLPAAHIREVFDLVERGRAHYGVVPVENTTEGAVTECFDALVESELVICGELQLEVRQNLLTNAGSLDRIKRVGSHPQPLAQCRGWLQRALPGIELVEMASTAAAARAAAEDATFAAIGSDVAADVYGLEVLEPSIEDRKGNRTRFFVIGRDRPAASGADLTSAVFTISKDQSGALFRLLEPFAAHGVNLTAVQSRPMKGKPWEYLFFVDMEGHVDDANVRAALDAAAGVAHSHKLLGSFPAAKTPESAARAVREGGGTA
- a CDS encoding tetratricopeptide repeat protein; protein product: MARGERDGGAGARREARLRAALQGFADGDLAGAEAALAGIVREDSDDAQAYLALARTYRARGEVGRALRIHQNLALRRDLPRELDLRVRLGLAGDLRAGGYRERAIAAYREVLAHDPRNGEALAALVALCEEAGDPAAALGAVRKARGWLGRGDAALETRLVIAQARAAHEAGRSREARGLARRAAKLAPHDPAPRVLLGDLEAERGRGGAALAAWSAAVGLAGAGDDALWERIRSAHAAKGGRGSDAGEAFVRTHLAAHPDDRAAARALARVLAGRGEVDEALRVLREALARAPGDARTRAQLGRLLRDERRDAEALAVFDEWIARAAGGPDRERRAADDDDGRARSGDEEASG
- a CDS encoding 30S ribosomal protein S1, encoding MTESNHATFADLFGDRSTPFKEGEVVRGKVLSIDSDHVQVDVGGKSEGLVASWEFMDDDGTMLVKVGDVVDVLVEEPEDEDGRVVLSKEKAERLKVWDEISKAYESDEAVDGTIVSRVKGGLSVDIGVKAFLPGSQVDLRPVRNLEALLGEKLQFKIIKFNKRRGNIVLSRRALLETERRQLRDETLKTLAEGQIIDGVIKNLTDYGAFIDLGGIDGLLHITDMSWGRISHPSEIFSVGDEIKVKVLKFDTDSERVSLGLKQIQPDPWIDVGMRYPIGKRVQGKVVSLTDYGAFIELEPGIEGLVHVSEMSWTKRVKHPSKMVAIGDAVEAVVLDVDERDRKISLGMKQIEPNPWTVIESQYPVGTRVSGQVRNITNFGVFIGLDEGIDGLVHVSDISWTEVIKHPSEKFKKGDELEAVVLKIDKENEKFSLGIKQLQPNPWDDIRRKFPVGSEITGPVTSVTDFGVFVRLEDGIEGLIYSSELSTEKIEDPTQHFQDGQEVTALVTKVDPAEQKISLSIRALTNREERAALKEQAAKEAKSQTTTLGDLLAGKLAATESNGD
- a CDS encoding integration host factor subunit beta, with translation MTKSGLIEEVARLTPHISKKDTEVVVNTIFDSMIEALKSGERIEIRGFGSFQVKVREAREGRNPKTGEPVHISAKRTPFFKVGKELKEMVDKSTAPLSSDDD
- a CDS encoding diguanylate cyclase, with protein sequence MSLDRRPTKLSTKVFAFVSATTLASAVVVSWIAIEALSTELDARLRSSHPASLARQEHELREQLASRLAASDAALEDVLADPDRWPVLEDALAAASRSGALALALVDVRGRTFAGVLTPPPDAASLAPLLPLLTEPAEIPAADDALVGVATPLGPPDAPVAYLVGGVPRSVAGAPIRAAALRILVAAACLVALFSLIAQRILRRWIEPVGHLSQVARRVSRGELDVDLDAPEFHRRDEIGVLARTFDQMLLRLRTNQREIERSNAELRERNGELRRANEVLSQLSITDGLTKLHNHRHFQDLFARETKRSDRTGEPLSLMLIDLDDFKQLNDRYGHAAGDQVLARLAGILNERVRETDVVARYGGEEFVVLSPSTDLVGARVLAEKIRLAVEQSGFPVDEHDAPLLVSVSVGVAQYTGHAKRFFRAADAALYRAKAAGKNCVVAADEPGETGDAAD